A single region of the Chengkuizengella sediminis genome encodes:
- the ilvB gene encoding biosynthetic-type acetolactate synthase large subunit has product MSTQTLKATNKELYTKLMQPDVITGSEILLRSLLLEGVDCVFGYPGGAVLYIYDAIHGNPDFNHLLTRHEQGAIHAADGYARSTGEVGVCIATSGPGATNLVTGIATAYMDSVPLVVITGNVMSTAIGTDAFQEADITGITMPITKHSYLVRDVKDISKTVHEAFHIASTGRKGPVLIDIPKDISAHKTAFTYDNKISIRGYNPTVLPNKLQVERLLKAIDEAKKPVILAGGGVVYAGAQEELLEFVNKTNIPTITTLLGIGGFPSSNDLWLGMPGMHGTYTANKAIQNCDLLIGIGARFDDRVTMKVEGFAPNAKIAHIDVDPAEVGKVVETAIPCVGDVKKVLELANQKAKSAQSEAWIEELQKMKKEFPLKYKDDNKHLKPQYVIEMIHETTKGEAIVTTDVGQHQMWSAQYYRFNHPRSWITSGGLGTMGFGFPAAIGAQMGNPDRLVVSINGDGGMQMCSQELAICAIHNIPVKIVVINNQVLGMVRQWQEIIYDNRYSHIDLSGSPDFVKLAEAYGVKGLRATNKEEAQKAWQEALDTPGPVLIDFVVEKHENVYPMVKQGSTIDEMLMGDS; this is encoded by the coding sequence ATGAGCACCCAAACGTTAAAAGCTACAAATAAAGAACTTTATACTAAGTTAATGCAACCGGATGTAATTACAGGATCAGAGATTTTGCTTCGTTCACTACTTTTAGAAGGTGTTGATTGCGTCTTTGGTTATCCAGGTGGAGCCGTTTTATACATTTATGATGCAATTCATGGGAACCCCGATTTTAATCACTTATTAACAAGGCACGAACAAGGAGCTATTCATGCTGCTGATGGGTATGCACGTTCAACTGGAGAGGTTGGTGTATGTATAGCCACTTCTGGTCCAGGAGCTACAAATCTTGTAACAGGTATCGCAACAGCCTATATGGATTCAGTACCACTTGTAGTTATCACTGGAAACGTAATGAGCACAGCCATTGGTACAGATGCCTTTCAGGAAGCTGATATCACGGGAATCACCATGCCTATCACGAAACATAGTTATTTAGTTCGTGATGTTAAGGATATATCCAAAACAGTTCATGAAGCTTTCCACATTGCTTCAACAGGTAGAAAAGGCCCCGTTCTTATTGATATTCCTAAAGATATATCTGCACATAAAACAGCGTTTACTTATGATAATAAAATTAGTATCCGTGGGTATAACCCAACGGTATTACCTAATAAACTTCAAGTAGAACGTTTATTAAAGGCAATTGATGAAGCGAAAAAACCAGTGATTCTTGCAGGGGGCGGAGTTGTATATGCAGGAGCACAAGAAGAATTATTAGAATTTGTAAACAAAACGAATATTCCTACGATTACAACTTTACTTGGAATCGGGGGCTTTCCTAGCTCGAATGATTTATGGTTAGGCATGCCAGGCATGCATGGAACTTATACCGCAAATAAAGCAATTCAAAATTGTGATTTGTTAATAGGAATCGGTGCAAGGTTTGATGATCGTGTAACGATGAAGGTGGAAGGATTTGCACCAAATGCAAAAATAGCACACATTGATGTTGATCCTGCTGAAGTAGGAAAAGTTGTTGAAACAGCAATTCCTTGTGTAGGTGATGTGAAAAAAGTTCTAGAACTTGCAAATCAAAAAGCAAAATCAGCACAATCGGAAGCATGGATAGAAGAATTACAGAAGATGAAAAAAGAATTCCCACTTAAATATAAAGATGATAACAAACATCTTAAACCACAATATGTCATTGAAATGATTCACGAAACAACAAAGGGTGAAGCCATCGTTACAACAGATGTAGGACAGCATCAAATGTGGTCGGCACAGTACTACAGGTTTAATCATCCTCGTTCTTGGATAACATCCGGTGGATTAGGTACGATGGGTTTTGGTTTTCCTGCGGCAATCGGTGCACAAATGGGAAATCCAGATCGACTCGTAGTATCCATCAACGGTGATGGTGGAATGCAAATGTGTTCACAAGAATTAGCGATTTGTGCTATTCACAATATCCCTGTAAAAATTGTTGTCATTAACAATCAAGTCTTAGGCATGGTGCGTCAATGGCAAGAGATTATTTATGACAATCGTTATAGTCATATTGACTTATCTGGAAGTCCAGATTTTGTGAAATTAGCTGAAGCATATGGAGTAAAAGGGCTAAGAGCAACGAATAAAGAGGAAGCCCAAAAAGCTTGGCAGGAAGCTTTAGATACACCAGGTCCAGTATTAATTGATTTTGTAGTTGAAAAACATGAAAATGTGTATCCAATGGTAAAACAAGGAAGCACAATTGATGAAATGTTAATGGGGGATTCGTAA
- a CDS encoding TlpA family protein disulfide reductase: MRLRTELPNFKGVTEWVNGELSKDTLRGKPVLIHFWAVSCHMCKESLSQINEWREKYEAKYNLTVIGVHMPRSEKDTNINTAKENIQKYGLKHPVMIDNQHAITDKFQNEHVPAYYLFDGNHKLRHFQAGEKGLKMVEQRINRILSPIK; this comes from the coding sequence ATGCGTTTGCGTACAGAGCTACCTAATTTTAAAGGTGTGACAGAATGGGTGAATGGAGAATTATCTAAAGATACTTTAAGAGGCAAACCTGTATTAATCCATTTTTGGGCTGTTAGCTGTCATATGTGTAAGGAAAGTTTATCACAAATTAATGAATGGCGTGAGAAATATGAGGCAAAATATAACTTAACAGTAATAGGGGTTCATATGCCTCGATCCGAAAAGGATACGAATATTAATACTGCTAAGGAAAACATTCAAAAATATGGATTAAAACATCCAGTCATGATAGACAATCAGCATGCCATTACTGATAAGTTCCAAAATGAACATGTCCCTGCTTATTATTTGTTTGATGGAAATCATAAGCTTCGTCATTTTCAAGCAGGTGAAAAAGGTTTGAAAATGGTTGAACAGCGTATTAATAGAATTCTTTCCCCAATAAAATAA
- the rplT gene encoding 50S ribosomal protein L20, which produces MARVKGGFVARRRRKKVLKLAKGYFGSKHRIYKTANEQVMKSLLYAYRDRRQRKRDFRKLWIVRINAAARTNGLSYSKLMHGLKLAGVDINRKMLADLAVNDSQGFTNLANVAKEKINA; this is translated from the coding sequence ATGGCAAGAGTAAAAGGTGGATTTGTTGCACGTCGTCGTCGTAAAAAAGTATTAAAACTTGCTAAAGGTTACTTTGGCTCTAAACATAGAATTTATAAAACAGCGAATGAACAGGTTATGAAGTCATTGCTTTATGCATATCGTGACCGTCGTCAGCGCAAGCGTGATTTCCGTAAATTATGGATTGTACGTATTAATGCTGCAGCTCGTACTAACGGATTAAGCTATAGCAAGTTAATGCATGGATTAAAGCTTGCAGGTGTAGATATTAACCGTAAAATGTTAGCAGACCTTGCAGTAAATGATTCACAAGGTTTCACTAACCTTGCAAATGTAGCAAAAGAAAAAATTAACGCCTAA
- a CDS encoding peroxiredoxin: protein MAERLVGKPAPDFTMETALGNGEDFSSVSLSDYKGKWLVLFFYPLDFTFVCPTEITALSEASGIFEDLDTEILGVSTDSKFSHRAWINTPVDENGLGQLNFPLAADLTKSVARDYGVLIEEEGIALRGLFIIDPDGEMKYQVVNHNDVGRSVDETVRILQALQSGGLCPANWKPGEKQLTAK from the coding sequence ATGGCAGAACGTTTAGTAGGAAAACCAGCACCAGATTTTACAATGGAAACAGCACTAGGTAATGGGGAAGATTTCAGTTCAGTATCTCTTTCTGATTATAAGGGGAAATGGTTAGTATTATTTTTCTACCCACTAGATTTCACATTTGTTTGTCCGACAGAAATTACAGCTTTAAGTGAAGCAAGTGGTATTTTTGAAGATCTTGACACTGAAATTTTAGGTGTAAGTACGGATAGCAAATTCTCTCACCGTGCATGGATTAATACTCCAGTAGATGAAAATGGATTAGGACAATTAAACTTCCCATTAGCAGCTGACTTAACTAAATCTGTAGCTCGTGATTATGGAGTTTTAATTGAAGAAGAAGGTATTGCACTTCGTGGATTATTCATTATTGATCCTGATGGAGAAATGAAATATCAAGTTGTAAACCACAACGACGTAGGTAGAAGTGTTGATGAAACAGTTCGTATTTTACAAGCTCTTCAATCTGGTGGTTTATGTCCAGCAAACTGGAAACCAGGGGAAAAACAATTAACAGCTAAGTAA
- a CDS encoding 2-isopropylmalate synthase, which translates to MRKIYVFDTTLRDGEQSPGVNLNTQEKVEIALQLERLGVDRIEAGFPAASPGDLKSVSEVAEAVKNSSIIGLSRSREQDIEAAREALQKAEDPCLHLFLATSPIHRKYKLRMEKQQVLETAEAAIRYAKKYFNKIEFSPEDAARTELDFLCEVTEMAVRAGATVVNIPDTVGFMTPDEFGNIFKTLRENVPGIEKIQLSAHCHDDLGMATANALAAIRNGADQIEGTMNGIGERAGNTSIEEVAMALETRKDFYEATTSLKLTEIYRTSRLVSKLTGMAVPGNKAIVGANAFAHESGIHQDGMLKEKTTYEIMSPETIGLKESKLVLGKLSGRHAFSEKLVDMGYDDLNEEQIKDAFIKFKNLADKKKNVSDEDIRAMLEEKLVSTPEFFTLERIDLSYGNQSIPRATIRIKTNEDAIAEETQEGNGSVDAIYNAIDKATQEDVTLEDYAIKSVTHGKDALGEVHVVLKQGDIAVTGRGVSTDILDASARAYIDAVNRIIDKKTSGIVNKRGNITLI; encoded by the coding sequence ATGAGAAAGATATATGTGTTTGATACAACGTTGAGAGATGGTGAACAATCTCCAGGAGTAAACTTAAATACCCAAGAAAAGGTGGAAATTGCCTTACAATTAGAAAGGCTTGGAGTTGATCGTATTGAGGCAGGTTTCCCTGCAGCATCGCCAGGTGATTTGAAAAGTGTAAGTGAAGTAGCTGAGGCTGTAAAAAATTCATCTATAATTGGACTTTCTCGCTCCCGTGAGCAAGATATTGAAGCAGCGAGGGAAGCATTACAAAAAGCAGAGGATCCTTGTTTGCATTTATTTCTTGCAACCTCTCCTATACATCGTAAATATAAGTTACGTATGGAAAAACAACAAGTACTTGAAACAGCAGAAGCGGCCATTCGATATGCAAAAAAATATTTTAATAAAATTGAATTTTCGCCTGAGGATGCAGCTCGAACCGAATTGGATTTCTTATGTGAAGTGACAGAAATGGCAGTTCGAGCTGGTGCAACTGTAGTGAATATTCCAGATACCGTAGGTTTTATGACACCTGATGAATTTGGCAATATATTTAAAACTTTAAGAGAAAACGTTCCTGGAATTGAAAAAATTCAATTAAGTGCACACTGCCATGATGATTTGGGGATGGCTACAGCGAATGCCCTAGCAGCCATACGTAATGGAGCAGATCAAATTGAAGGAACAATGAACGGTATAGGTGAGCGTGCAGGAAATACTTCGATTGAAGAAGTAGCAATGGCGTTAGAAACTAGAAAAGACTTTTATGAAGCAACTACCTCTTTAAAATTGACTGAAATCTATCGTACAAGTCGTTTAGTGAGTAAATTGACTGGAATGGCTGTACCGGGTAATAAAGCAATTGTAGGTGCGAATGCTTTTGCCCATGAATCTGGCATTCATCAAGATGGTATGTTGAAAGAAAAAACAACCTATGAAATTATGTCTCCAGAAACGATCGGTTTAAAAGAAAGTAAATTAGTACTAGGGAAGCTTTCAGGTCGACATGCATTTAGTGAAAAGCTAGTAGATATGGGTTATGATGACCTAAATGAAGAGCAGATTAAAGATGCTTTTATAAAGTTTAAAAACCTTGCAGATAAGAAGAAAAACGTAAGTGATGAAGATATTCGAGCAATGTTGGAAGAGAAGCTTGTCAGCACACCTGAATTTTTCACACTTGAACGAATTGATTTATCATACGGAAATCAATCGATTCCAAGGGCTACGATTCGAATCAAAACAAATGAAGATGCAATCGCTGAAGAAACGCAAGAAGGAAACGGTTCTGTTGATGCTATCTATAACGCGATTGACAAAGCAACACAAGAAGATGTTACTTTAGAGGATTATGCTATTAAATCCGTTACACATGGTAAGGATGCATTAGGGGAAGTGCACGTTGTATTGAAACAAGGAGACATTGCAGTAACAGGGCGTGGTGTTAGCACAGATATTCTTGATGCAAGTGCACGTGCTTACATCGATGCAGTGAATCGAATCATTGACAAAAAAACCTCTGGTATTGTGAATAAGAGAGGGAATATTACTTTAATATAA
- a CDS encoding tripartite tricarboxylate transporter TctB family protein, whose product MLNSMNRKVSIVIFLLSTLYLFYSYQIEPSPFAKIDADIMPKGLGYLLLILSVLLFIENKEETEQEKAKRSLTKQEVGLLLLIVLFVLGYILLLEIIGFIIMTILFLTATSRLLGYTKWIRMLIIFVIFTLVIYFSFNELLGLSLPSGILPF is encoded by the coding sequence ATGCTAAACTCCATGAATCGTAAAGTGTCCATCGTGATATTTTTACTTTCAACTTTATATTTATTTTATAGCTATCAAATAGAACCTTCTCCTTTTGCAAAAATTGATGCGGATATCATGCCAAAAGGTTTAGGATATCTGTTATTGATATTATCTGTTTTATTATTTATTGAAAATAAAGAGGAAACAGAACAAGAGAAGGCTAAGAGAAGCTTAACAAAACAAGAAGTAGGACTATTGTTACTAATTGTTTTATTTGTACTTGGATATATATTATTGCTTGAAATTATTGGTTTTATCATTATGACCATTCTTTTTTTAACTGCTACTTCAAGGTTGTTAGGTTATACAAAGTGGATTAGAATGCTCATCATTTTTGTTATATTTACCCTCGTCATTTATTTTTCCTTTAATGAATTACTAGGATTATCTTTACCATCAGGAATATTACCATTTTAA
- a CDS encoding tripartite tricarboxylate transporter substrate binding protein — translation MKNRKIWFTLLFSFILVFAAACGGGGESAEPETPAEEPATTEDPKAEGWEPSETIEVVAPGGAGGGWDTTARTVAQVLTEEELVSESMPVVNKSGSGGAIGWSYVDGKQGDNHTLFVTSSPILLVPLNGGSELGHQDFEPIAGVIADFGAFVTNVDSPYQNINDVMDALKSDPSSITIAGDSSPGSMDHIQFIKAAKAAGVDITTIDYLPAGDIGGMTLVLGGDVDVYSTGLAEAAEQAKAGNVRVLAITSPEPLEGEGISDFQTLKQQGIEDEFINWRGFMAPKGMDPEAVEYYESAIKSMYETALWKERRDNFGWKDNFMTSDEFGSFLDEQYAVYEELMAELGL, via the coding sequence ATGAAAAATAGAAAAATTTGGTTTACGTTATTATTCTCATTTATTCTTGTTTTTGCAGCAGCTTGTGGAGGCGGAGGAGAATCAGCTGAACCGGAAACTCCAGCAGAAGAACCTGCAACTACTGAAGATCCAAAAGCTGAAGGATGGGAGCCAAGTGAAACGATTGAAGTGGTTGCACCAGGAGGAGCTGGTGGTGGCTGGGATACAACAGCAAGAACTGTTGCTCAGGTTTTGACTGAAGAAGAGCTTGTTAGTGAAAGTATGCCAGTTGTAAACAAATCAGGTAGTGGTGGTGCGATCGGTTGGTCTTATGTAGATGGCAAACAAGGAGATAACCATACGTTATTTGTCACTTCATCTCCAATTTTATTAGTTCCTTTAAATGGAGGGTCTGAATTAGGGCATCAGGATTTTGAACCTATTGCTGGCGTGATTGCTGATTTTGGAGCATTTGTAACGAATGTGGATTCTCCATATCAGAACATTAATGATGTGATGGATGCGCTTAAATCAGATCCTAGTTCTATTACAATAGCTGGTGATTCTTCCCCAGGTAGTATGGATCATATTCAATTTATTAAAGCAGCAAAAGCAGCAGGTGTAGATATTACGACTATTGATTACTTACCGGCTGGAGACATTGGTGGTATGACACTTGTGCTTGGTGGAGATGTGGATGTTTATTCTACAGGACTTGCTGAAGCAGCAGAACAAGCAAAAGCAGGAAATGTAAGAGTATTAGCGATTACTTCTCCTGAACCATTAGAAGGAGAGGGAATCTCAGATTTTCAAACTTTAAAACAACAGGGAATTGAAGATGAATTCATTAACTGGCGTGGATTTATGGCTCCAAAAGGGATGGATCCAGAAGCTGTGGAATATTATGAAAGTGCAATTAAGTCTATGTATGAAACAGCGTTATGGAAAGAAAGAAGAGATAACTTTGGATGGAAAGATAACTTTATGACAAGTGATGAGTTCGGATCATTCTTAGATGAACAATACGCTGTATACGAAGAACTTATGGCAGAATTAGGATTATAA
- a CDS encoding cation:proton antiporter, with the protein MEHTTELTSLMIVVTIAFLVPILLHRLHLKMIPVVVAEIIAGLIIGKSGLNLIHEDQWLELLSLFGFIYLLFLSGLEIDFASFKKKKTVEDNKANPLLLSLIILVGVFVVSYGLSYTLLWMNLIEDPLLMTLIIATISLGVVVPVLKEKKITDTPLGQIILLVAVLSDFATMILLAVYISYQSENITQMLLLLVFFALVVFTYLFLKNFVKGKLFDVLRKSTAQMGTRAVFALILLFVVLSETFEIENILGAFLAGVVVSLLAPDKKFVHQLESFGYGFLIPIFFVMLGVNLNLWDLFTDVKILILMPMLLAAIFLSKMIPVLILKRYFPWRQVLSSGILLSSTLSLVIAAAALALQIGAIDETMHGALILVAVISCLVAPILFNQLFPTITKKPKVISIVGANHVTLPISQDLIKEGYEVNLYSIESKNDESKEETYSRFPLVEIPHLDVKSLEEQDAFKTDIIVFASMDDEINLELARYAKTLEISNIIVRIENPDLFKNVQHEEGLSLFSTLYASRTLLKALVEHPSAVRLITHHDGSIGEVTMNNQTYHDEYLHNLPLLGNMLILRIYRGDSFIIPHGNTQIELGDRLLVSGDVESILEMKLVLE; encoded by the coding sequence GTGGAACATACTACTGAATTAACTTCTTTAATGATCGTTGTCACAATTGCTTTTCTCGTTCCTATTCTGCTTCATCGGTTACATTTAAAAATGATACCCGTTGTTGTTGCAGAAATTATTGCTGGTTTAATAATAGGTAAGAGTGGATTAAATTTGATTCATGAGGATCAATGGCTCGAATTATTATCATTATTTGGTTTTATATACTTATTATTTTTAAGTGGATTGGAAATCGATTTTGCTTCCTTTAAGAAGAAAAAAACAGTCGAAGATAATAAAGCAAACCCCCTATTATTATCTTTAATTATACTGGTGGGTGTATTTGTCGTATCCTATGGTTTGTCCTATACGTTATTATGGATGAATTTGATAGAAGATCCATTGTTAATGACCTTAATCATTGCAACAATATCATTAGGTGTTGTGGTTCCAGTCCTTAAAGAGAAGAAAATAACAGACACTCCACTCGGTCAAATTATTTTACTCGTTGCGGTTTTATCAGATTTTGCTACGATGATTTTACTCGCTGTTTACATAAGTTATCAGTCCGAAAATATAACACAAATGTTATTGTTGTTAGTCTTTTTCGCGCTAGTTGTATTTACATATTTATTCTTAAAGAACTTTGTAAAGGGCAAGCTCTTTGATGTGTTAAGAAAAAGTACAGCTCAAATGGGAACAAGGGCCGTTTTTGCTTTGATTTTATTATTTGTTGTATTATCTGAAACATTTGAAATTGAAAATATATTAGGTGCCTTTTTAGCTGGAGTTGTAGTTTCTTTATTAGCACCAGACAAAAAGTTTGTTCATCAACTGGAGTCATTTGGTTATGGTTTTCTGATACCCATCTTTTTCGTCATGTTAGGAGTAAATCTAAACTTATGGGATTTATTTACTGATGTTAAAATTTTAATACTCATGCCGATGTTATTGGCAGCCATTTTCCTATCAAAAATGATTCCTGTTTTGATTTTGAAAAGATACTTTCCATGGCGTCAAGTATTAAGTTCAGGGATATTATTATCATCAACATTAAGCCTAGTGATTGCGGCTGCAGCTTTAGCATTACAAATTGGGGCGATTGATGAGACAATGCATGGGGCACTCATTTTAGTAGCTGTAATCAGCTGTTTAGTTGCACCTATTTTATTTAATCAATTGTTTCCAACTATCACCAAAAAACCTAAGGTCATTTCCATTGTAGGTGCAAATCATGTAACATTACCGATTTCTCAGGATCTAATAAAAGAAGGATACGAAGTAAATCTGTACAGTATAGAATCGAAAAATGATGAGTCAAAGGAAGAAACGTATAGTCGATTTCCACTTGTTGAAATTCCACATTTAGATGTTAAATCATTAGAAGAACAGGATGCATTTAAAACGGATATTATCGTATTTGCTTCTATGGATGATGAAATCAATTTAGAATTAGCTAGATATGCCAAAACACTGGAAATTAGCAACATTATCGTTCGGATTGAAAATCCTGATTTATTTAAAAATGTTCAACATGAAGAAGGTTTATCTTTATTTTCAACTTTATACGCATCCAGAACATTATTAAAAGCATTGGTTGAACACCCAAGTGCGGTAAGATTAATTACTCATCATGATGGTTCTATTGGTGAAGTAACGATGAATAATCAAACCTATCATGATGAATATTTACACAACTTACCTCTTCTAGGGAATATGTTGATTTTACGAATCTATCGTGGTGATTCATTTATTATTCCACACGGAAATACACAGATTGAATTAGGGGATCGTTTACTTGTCAGTGGTGATGTAGAGAGTATTCTGGAAATGAAACTTGTATTAGAGTAA
- the leuB gene encoding 3-isopropylmalate dehydrogenase, whose translation MSDVKKIAVIAGDGIGPEVVAEAEKVLKKTEELFGYQFETDHGLFGGIAIDEKGTPLPQETLEMCRNSDAVLLGAVGGPKWDNNSKELRPETGLLGIRKELGLFSNIRPAVVFDCLKEASTLKPEVLDGTDLIVVRELTGGIYFGEKFRRETEFGEEAVDTCAYNVMEVERIVRQAFEIARTRSKKLASVDKANVLESSRLWRETVNRLATEYPDVELEHVLVDNCAMQLLRRPSSFDVIVTENMFGDILSDEAAMLTGSIGMLSSASLGEGSFGLYEPVHGSAPDIAGQGKANPIATILSVALMFKLSFGYQKAGDLIEKAVKDVLDAGHRTGDISSDQTSALSTSEMGDLIIAAMK comes from the coding sequence ATGTCTGATGTAAAAAAAATCGCAGTCATTGCTGGAGATGGTATTGGTCCAGAGGTCGTGGCTGAAGCGGAGAAAGTCCTTAAAAAAACTGAAGAACTTTTTGGTTATCAATTTGAAACAGATCACGGGTTATTTGGTGGTATTGCCATAGATGAGAAGGGTACACCTCTACCACAAGAGACATTGGAAATGTGTAGAAACTCAGATGCAGTATTGTTAGGCGCTGTTGGTGGTCCGAAATGGGATAATAATTCAAAGGAATTACGACCCGAAACTGGATTATTAGGAATTAGAAAAGAACTAGGCTTATTTTCAAATATAAGACCTGCTGTTGTATTTGATTGTTTAAAGGAAGCTTCTACTTTAAAACCAGAAGTATTAGATGGCACGGATTTAATCGTAGTTCGTGAATTAACAGGAGGCATCTATTTCGGGGAAAAATTTAGACGTGAAACTGAGTTTGGTGAAGAAGCGGTAGATACATGTGCTTATAATGTCATGGAAGTTGAACGAATTGTAAGACAAGCTTTTGAGATTGCACGTACTAGAAGTAAGAAATTAGCGTCAGTAGATAAAGCGAATGTGTTGGAAAGTTCTCGTTTATGGAGAGAAACGGTGAATCGTCTTGCTACTGAATATCCTGATGTTGAGCTTGAGCATGTGTTAGTAGATAACTGTGCGATGCAATTATTACGTAGACCTTCCAGTTTTGATGTCATTGTAACAGAAAATATGTTTGGAGATATTTTAAGTGATGAGGCTGCTATGCTTACTGGATCTATCGGTATGTTATCCTCTGCATCGTTAGGTGAAGGAAGTTTTGGATTATATGAACCAGTACATGGTTCTGCACCAGATATTGCAGGACAGGGAAAAGCAAATCCTATCGCTACGATTCTTTCCGTTGCATTGATGTTTAAATTATCATTTGGATATCAAAAAGCTGGAGATTTGATTGAAAAAGCAGTAAAGGATGTACTGGATGCTGGACATCGTACAGGAGATATATCTTCTGATCAAACGAGTGCGTTAAGTACTTCTGAAATGGGAGATCTAATAATAGCTGCAATGAAATAA
- the ilvC gene encoding ketol-acid reductoisomerase: MAVTMYYENDADLNVLSGKTIAVIGYGSQGHAQAQNLRDSGINVIIGLRKGRSWDQATNDGFQVFTVDEATKKADIIQILMPDETQGTVYREMIAPNLKKGSAIMFSHGFNINFGQIVPPSDVDVFMIAPKSPGHLVRRTYVEGFGVPGLIAVEQDSTGKAKELGLAYAKGIGCTRAGVIETTIREETETDLFGEQAVLCGGVSALVKAGFETLTEAGYQPEVAYFECLHELKLIVDLMYEGGLERMRYSVSDTAEYGDYVTGPRIVTEETKKEMKRVLEDIQQGKFARDFILENQSNRAFFTATRRQESEHPIEEVGSKLREMMHWIKK; this comes from the coding sequence ATGGCAGTTACAATGTATTATGAAAACGACGCAGATTTAAACGTATTATCAGGAAAAACAATCGCAGTAATCGGATATGGAAGTCAAGGGCATGCACAAGCTCAAAATCTAAGAGATAGTGGTATTAATGTTATCATCGGTTTACGTAAAGGTCGTTCTTGGGATCAAGCAACTAACGACGGATTTCAAGTCTTTACAGTGGACGAAGCAACTAAAAAAGCAGATATTATTCAAATTTTAATGCCAGATGAAACACAAGGAACAGTATACAGAGAAATGATCGCACCAAACTTGAAAAAAGGTTCAGCAATCATGTTTTCACACGGTTTTAACATAAACTTCGGACAAATCGTACCCCCTTCAGATGTAGACGTATTTATGATTGCACCAAAATCACCTGGACATTTAGTACGTCGTACTTATGTAGAAGGATTTGGTGTTCCTGGGTTGATCGCAGTTGAACAAGATTCAACTGGAAAAGCAAAAGAGCTTGGTTTGGCTTATGCAAAAGGCATAGGATGTACACGAGCTGGAGTGATTGAAACAACGATCCGAGAAGAAACAGAAACGGACTTATTCGGTGAGCAAGCTGTATTATGTGGTGGTGTAAGTGCGCTTGTAAAAGCTGGCTTTGAAACACTAACTGAAGCAGGTTACCAACCTGAAGTTGCCTATTTCGAATGTTTACATGAATTAAAACTAATCGTTGATTTAATGTACGAAGGCGGATTAGAGAGAATGCGTTATTCTGTCAGTGATACTGCTGAGTATGGAGATTATGTAACAGGTCCTCGTATCGTTACAGAAGAAACGAAAAAAGAAATGAAGAGAGTATTGGAAGATATCCAACAAGGGAAATTTGCTCGTGACTTTATTTTAGAAAACCAATCTAATCGTGCATTTTTTACAGCAACTCGTCGTCAAGAATCAGAGCATCCGATTGAAGAAGTAGGTTCAAAATTACGTGAAATGATGCATTGGATTAAAAAATAA
- the ilvN gene encoding acetolactate synthase small subunit, with protein sequence MNTTKHTISILVNNQPGVLQRVASLFGRRGFNIESITVGKSEEEGLSRMIIVTTGDDHKLEQISKQLYKVIDVIKVIDISANPMVERELALIKVNAEPSIRPEIIGVVETFRATIVDIGPKSIMVQVVGDSEKVKAMVELLKPYGVIQLTRTGVAAMIRGV encoded by the coding sequence ATGAATACGACTAAACATACCATTTCAATACTTGTAAACAACCAACCTGGGGTATTGCAACGAGTAGCAAGTTTATTCGGTCGAAGAGGTTTTAACATTGAAAGTATTACGGTTGGGAAGTCTGAGGAGGAAGGTCTTTCCAGAATGATTATCGTAACAACTGGCGATGATCATAAATTAGAACAAATCTCCAAACAACTGTATAAAGTAATTGATGTAATCAAGGTGATAGACATAAGTGCGAATCCAATGGTTGAACGTGAGTTGGCTTTAATAAAAGTGAACGCTGAACCATCCATACGTCCAGAGATCATTGGTGTTGTGGAAACTTTTAGAGCAACAATCGTAGATATTGGTCCAAAGAGCATCATGGTTCAGGTCGTTGGAGATTCTGAAAAAGTGAAAGCTATGGTGGAATTATTAAAACCATATGGTGTTATTCAATTAACTCGTACAGGTGTTGCGGCAATGATAAGAGGAGTTTAA